In Phacochoerus africanus isolate WHEZ1 chromosome 1, ROS_Pafr_v1, whole genome shotgun sequence, the following are encoded in one genomic region:
- the ZNF654 gene encoding zinc finger protein 654 isoform X3 encodes MALIKCCINHPEISKDLYFHQALFTCLFMSPVEDQLFREHLLKTDCKSGIDIICNTEKEGKTMLALQLCESFLISQLQNGDMYCIWELIFIWSKLQLKSNPSKQVFVDQCYQLLRTATNVRVIFPFMKIIKDEVEEEGLQICVEICGCALQLDLHDDPKTKCLIYKTIAHFLPNDLEILRICALSIFFLERSLEAYHTVEELYKRPDEEYNEGTSSVQNRVRFELLPILKKGLFFDPEFWNFIMIKKNCVALLSDKSAVSFLNESTLENSTGNVKKAVEQQGLAEGLDSFTDQSTGELDPDELSGVQLKGHINAKKNLTALNASKVDHSVPRHRCMLCNKEFLGGHIVRHAQAHQKKGSFSCVICGRKFRNRGLMQKHLKNHVKKIQRQQIASAQQEDQENPALEEIKCSDTFISFENGNSDNKDLEVETITASSDGNKDIIPAHVGEFTAVPVSESEDVIESIIENGRADTSLNNVSEPLPICVDDYEEEEDEEGDYEEDDYDLNQETSVLHKINGTVCHPKDIYATDQEGNFKCPALGCVRIFKRIGFLNKHARTVHPTDLNVRQTVMKWSKGKCKFCQRQFEDSQHFIDHLNRHSYPNVYFCLHFNCNESFKLPFQLAQHTKSHRIFQAQCSFPECHELFEDLPLLYEHEAQHYLSKTPESSAQPSEAILWDVLTDSKSNHQEKDSSSNEKQTLSLPVSTSKSRKDSTEPKTCIESTEKKTDRLIQNGNEHSDDTVSDISLIDQKMPNIEPNSENNCSISDLVNGHSGIEQTPLVSSNPALKIDTNRIRTENGSILPSVVPQEHSTLPVSQAPSKPNLTSEHTSYGLILTKPYVRPLPPSYLDERYLSMPKRRKFLTDRVDACSDQDNVCKKSVKRLRCGKCLTTYCNAEALEAHLAQKKCQTLFGFDSDDESKSSIFSVGISVEIENAIDLYEVKKIKICITQIIKLYPIHYFL; translated from the exons cATTTACTGAAAACTGATTGTAAGAGTGGAATTGATATCATCTGTAACACTGAGAAAGAAGGCAAGACTATGTTAGCCTTGCAACTCTGCGAATCCTTTCTTATTTCACAGCTCCAGAATGGGGATATGTATTGTATCTG GGAGTTGATTTTCATCTGGAGTAAACTTCAACTTAAGTCTAATCCTTCAAAACAAGTTTTTGTAGATCAATGCTACCAGCTTTTACGAACAGCAACTAATGTGAGAGTCATATTTCCTTTCATGAAAATCATTAAAGATGAG gttGAAGAAGAAGGCTTACAAATTTGTGTTGAAATATGTGGTTGTGCTCTACAACTAGACCTTCATGATGATCCCAAAACTAAATGTCTAATTTATAAAACAATTGCACATTTTTTGCCAAATGATTTGGAGATCCTCAGGATTTGTGCactctcaatattttttcttgagCGCTCCTTGGAAGCTTATCATACTGTTGAAGAGCTTTACAAACGTCCAGATGAAGAATATAATGAAGGCACAAGTAGTGTTCAAAATCGTGTTCGTTTTGAATTACTTCCTATTTTGAAAAAGGGATTATTTTTTGATCCTGAATTCTGGAACTTCATAATGATTAAGAAAAACTGTGTAGCGTTACTGAGTGATAAATCAGCAGTTAGCTTTCTAAATGAAAGTACACTGGAAAATTCTACAGGTAATGTAAAAAAGGCAGTAGAACAGCAAGGTTTAGCTGAAGGGCTTGACTCTTTTACAGATCAGAGCACTGGAGAGCTTGATCCTGATGAATTATCTGGAGTACAACTAAAAGGTCATATTAATGCAAAGAAAAACCTTACAGCTCTTAATGCTTCCAAAGTAGATCACAGTGTCCCAAGGCATCGGTGTATGTTATGTAACAAGGAATTTCTAGGTGGTCACATTGTAAGGCATGCCCAGGCTCATCAGAAAAAAGGCAGTTTTTCATGTGTGATATGTggtagaaaatttagaaacagAGGACTTATGCAGAAACATTTAAAGAATCATGTTAAGAAAATACAGAGACAGCAAATTGCTTCAGCTCAACAGGAGGACCAGGAGAATCCTgctttggaagaaataaaatgttctgatactttcatttcatttgaaaacGGGAATTCTGATAATAAGGATTTGGAAGTAGAGACCATTACTGCTTCCAGTGATGGAAACAAAGACATCATCCCTGCACATGTGGGTGAATTCACTGCAGTTCCTGTAAGTGAATCGGAAGATGTCATTGAAAGCATTATTGAAAATGGGAGGGCTGATACTTCTTTAAATAATGTGTCGGAGCCATTACCTATTTGTGTGGATGACTatgaggaggaagaagatgaagaaggtgATTATGAAGAAGATGATTACGATCTAAATCAAGAAACTTCAGTACTTCATAAAATCAATGGAACTGTGTGCCATCCCAAAGACATATATGCGACAGATCAAGAAGGAAACTTTAAGTGCCCTGCTCTTGGCTGTGTCAGGATATTTAAAAGAATTGGATTTCTAAATAAGCATGCAAGGACTGTACATCCAACTGATTTAAATGTGCGGCAAACAGTAATGAAGTGGagcaaaggaaaatgcaaattttgtCAAAGGCAATTTGAAGATTCTCAGCATTTTATAGATCACCTTAATAGACACAGCTATCCAAATGTGtacttttgtttgcattttaattgCAATGAGTCATTTAAGCTGCCATTCCAACTTGCTCAGCACACAAAAAGTCACAGGATATTTCAAGCTCAGTGTAGTTTTCCAGAATGCCATGAGCTTTTTGAAGATCTTCCTCTGCTCTATGAACATGAAGCTCAACACTATTTAAGTAAAACACCAGAATCATCTGCACAACCAAGTGAAGCAATTCTTTGGGATGTTCTTACAGACTCAAAatctaatcatcaggaaaaagaCTCATCTAGTAATGAGAAACAAACTCTTAGTCTGCCAGTTTCTACTAGCAAATCAAGGAAAGATTCTACAGAACCAAAGACATGTATAGaaagtacagaaaagaaaacagaccgTTTAATTCAGAATGGAAATGAACATTCTGATGACACTGTTTCTGATATAAGCTTGATAGACCAAAAGATGCCTAACATAGAGccaaattctgaaaataattgtAGTATTAGTGATTTAGTCAATGGACACAGTGGAATAGAGCAAACACCTTTAGTTTCATCAAATCCTGCTTTGAAAATTGATACAAACAGAATCAGGACAGAAAACGGTTCCATTTTACCCAGTGTTGTACCACAAGAACACAGTACCCTGCCAGTATCTCAGGCACCTTCCAAACCAAATCTGACAAGTGAACATACTTCATATGGCTTAATTTTAACAAAGCCATATGTCAGACCATTGCCTCCCAGTTACCTTGATGAGCGGTACCTTAGTATGCCAAAACGCAGAAAATTTCTGACTGATAGGGTAGATGCCTGTTCTGATCAAGATAACGTTTGTAAAAAATCTGTGAAAAGATTAAGATGTGGCAAATGCCTGACCACCTACTGTAATGCAGAAGCACTTGAGGCTCACCTTGCACAAAAGAAATGTCAGACACTCTTTGGATTTGATTCAGATGATGAAAGTAAGTCTTCTATCTTCTCAGTAGGTATATCTGTAGAAATAGAAAATGCCATAGATCTTtatgaggttaaaaaaattaaaatttgtataacACAGATAATAAAGCTCTACcccatacattattttctttaa